The following proteins come from a genomic window of Nitrospirota bacterium:
- a CDS encoding DNA polymerase III subunit alpha codes for MHHSDFVHLHLHTKYSLLDGANRIEAIVDAADKYRMPALAITDHGNMYGAIEFYRTAVKKGIKPIIGCEGYIAPKSRLDKKDSYGITNASFHIILLASSLTGYKNLLKLVSSAHLDGFYYRPRIDKELLARHSEGLIILTSCLKGEIPYRIREGNSNEALKAAGEYIEIVGKDNFYFEIQDNGIEEQVKVNKELISLSKKLDVQVVATGDCHYLKKEDSKAHDILLCIQTGANINNPNRLKFSTDEFYMKSPDEMHKAFAEIPEAILNTKLIAERCNVELELGKFYLPEYNVPEGYSKEDYLGELVTKGLSERLRQKDCADIPRDTYETRLSQELKVITSMGYSGYFLIVWDFINFAKANHIPVGPGRGSAAGSLAAYCLRITDINPLAHGLLFERFLNPERISMPDIDIDFCMDGRDQVIQYVTNKYGIDHVAQIITFGTMAARAAIRDVGRSLDIPYAEVDRVAKLIPEGANVTIEDSLKSEPKLKELINTDLRIKELIEYATALEGLTRHASTHAAGIVISKEPLTEYVPLSRGTNGEVVTQFSMEDVEKVGLVKFDFLGLKTLTVIDRSVKLIHQSTGGGDKLEISAVPLDDKATYELLSSGNTAGIFQLESSGMRDILVKIKPDHFEDLVAILALYRPGPLGSGMVDDYIKRCRGLIPVKYETPELKDILKETQGVIVYQEQAMKIANVLAGFSLGEADLLRRAMGKKDPETMANLKSRFVEGAKKNGTSEKKAEKIFDLIEYFAGYGFNKSHSAAYALITYQTAYLKAHYPVDYMAAMLTCEMGKMDKVTAGIRECKDMGISILPPDVNESAMDFTVSGKAIRFGLVAIKNIGESAIESVIKTRNEGGRYSSIFDFCKRVDLRKVNKRAIESLIKSGAFDTTGARRSQLLDVLDKAMAIGGARQREKNQVSIFEALEAKGNSPTGELLPDIPEWEEHILLKNEKDTVGFYITGHPLARFESKIRRFSSFSSKDLANTDDGKDVTICGIITEIRTTLTRKGDKMAYVRLEDMEGGVELIIFPELFRSSSSMLTEDRPVLAAGTVNKTDSGVKLKTTRISDLEDIAERVTSQVDISLHSVGLTSDDLKGLKEILMSHIGRCPVYLHLISNQKEYVVAVDEGLSINPSYDFVKTIEKRFGKDTVSFN; via the coding sequence ATGCACCACTCTGATTTTGTTCATTTACATCTGCATACGAAATACAGTCTCCTTGATGGCGCCAACAGGATTGAAGCTATTGTTGATGCAGCAGATAAATACAGGATGCCTGCCCTTGCCATAACTGACCATGGGAATATGTATGGCGCTATTGAATTTTACCGTACCGCCGTAAAAAAAGGGATAAAGCCTATTATAGGATGTGAAGGTTATATCGCACCAAAGAGCCGACTTGACAAGAAAGATTCATACGGGATTACGAATGCGTCATTTCACATTATTCTTCTTGCATCAAGCCTGACAGGATATAAAAACCTCCTGAAACTCGTAAGCAGCGCTCATCTTGACGGGTTTTACTACAGACCCAGAATAGATAAGGAGCTGCTTGCGAGGCATAGCGAGGGACTGATAATACTCACTTCATGCCTCAAGGGTGAAATTCCATACAGGATTCGGGAAGGTAATTCAAATGAAGCCCTGAAGGCTGCAGGCGAGTATATAGAAATAGTCGGCAAAGATAACTTTTACTTTGAGATACAGGACAACGGGATTGAGGAGCAGGTTAAGGTAAACAAAGAGCTTATTTCGCTATCAAAGAAACTTGATGTTCAGGTTGTTGCAACAGGAGACTGCCACTATCTGAAAAAAGAAGATTCTAAAGCACATGACATACTTCTATGCATACAGACCGGGGCCAATATTAATAATCCAAACAGACTGAAATTCTCAACTGACGAGTTCTATATGAAGTCGCCTGATGAGATGCATAAGGCATTTGCAGAGATACCTGAGGCAATATTAAACACAAAATTGATTGCGGAGCGGTGCAATGTAGAACTTGAACTCGGCAAGTTCTACCTGCCTGAATATAACGTTCCGGAAGGTTATTCAAAGGAGGACTATCTTGGAGAGCTTGTGACTAAAGGTCTGTCAGAGAGGCTCCGGCAGAAGGATTGTGCTGATATACCAAGAGACACCTATGAGACACGTCTAAGTCAGGAACTCAAGGTAATAACATCAATGGGATATTCCGGTTACTTCCTGATCGTCTGGGATTTCATAAACTTTGCAAAGGCAAATCACATACCGGTCGGACCTGGAAGGGGTTCTGCCGCTGGAAGTCTGGCAGCATATTGTCTCAGGATAACGGATATCAACCCGCTTGCACACGGCCTCCTCTTTGAGCGTTTCCTCAATCCTGAGAGAATAAGCATGCCTGACATTGACATAGACTTCTGTATGGACGGGAGGGATCAGGTAATCCAATATGTTACGAATAAATATGGAATTGACCATGTCGCACAGATCATTACATTCGGGACAATGGCTGCCCGCGCGGCTATTAGAGATGTAGGACGCAGCCTTGACATACCATACGCTGAAGTGGACAGGGTAGCAAAACTGATCCCTGAAGGAGCTAATGTAACTATCGAAGACTCACTCAAATCAGAACCCAAGTTAAAAGAGTTAATCAATACAGACTTAAGGATTAAAGAACTGATTGAGTATGCAACTGCACTTGAGGGCCTGACAAGACATGCGTCAACACATGCAGCAGGTATAGTAATATCAAAAGAGCCACTCACAGAATATGTCCCCCTCTCCCGCGGCACCAACGGGGAAGTGGTAACACAGTTCTCTATGGAAGATGTTGAGAAGGTCGGCCTTGTGAAGTTTGATTTTCTCGGACTTAAGACACTCACAGTCATAGACCGGTCAGTTAAACTGATACATCAATCAACAGGTGGAGGGGATAAGTTAGAGATCTCTGCAGTACCGCTTGACGACAAGGCTACTTATGAACTGCTTTCTTCCGGAAATACTGCCGGCATCTTCCAGCTTGAAAGTTCCGGTATGCGGGATATCCTTGTCAAGATAAAACCGGACCACTTTGAAGACCTTGTAGCAATCCTTGCACTCTACCGGCCTGGACCCCTTGGGAGCGGTATGGTTGATGATTACATCAAGAGATGCAGGGGCCTCATCCCTGTTAAATATGAAACACCGGAATTAAAGGACATCCTTAAAGAGACCCAGGGTGTAATTGTCTATCAGGAACAGGCGATGAAGATTGCCAATGTACTTGCAGGATTCAGCCTCGGAGAGGCAGATCTGCTCAGAAGGGCCATGGGTAAGAAAGACCCTGAGACCATGGCAAATTTGAAATCCAGGTTTGTTGAAGGCGCGAAAAAGAACGGTACATCAGAAAAAAAAGCAGAGAAAATATTTGATCTTATAGAATATTTTGCCGGATATGGTTTCAATAAATCTCACAGTGCTGCCTATGCCCTCATAACTTACCAAACTGCATATCTGAAGGCCCATTACCCTGTTGATTATATGGCCGCGATGCTGACATGCGAGATGGGGAAGATGGACAAGGTAACCGCAGGGATACGTGAGTGCAAGGATATGGGAATATCAATACTCCCCCCTGATGTTAATGAGAGCGCTATGGATTTTACAGTATCAGGCAAGGCAATAAGATTTGGCCTGGTCGCTATAAAGAACATAGGTGAATCCGCTATAGAATCTGTTATTAAAACAAGAAATGAAGGCGGCAGGTATAGCTCTATATTTGACTTTTGCAAACGGGTTGACCTTAGAAAAGTAAACAAAAGGGCTATAGAATCGCTGATCAAGAGCGGTGCATTTGATACTACAGGCGCCAGGCGGTCTCAGCTCCTTGACGTCCTCGATAAAGCTATGGCAATAGGCGGCGCCCGTCAGAGAGAGAAAAATCAGGTCAGTATCTTTGAGGCCCTTGAGGCTAAGGGAAACAGTCCTACCGGCGAGCTTTTGCCTGATATACCCGAATGGGAAGAGCATATCCTCCTTAAAAATGAGAAAGACACCGTAGGTTTTTATATTACAGGTCATCCGCTTGCAAGATTTGAATCAAAGATAAGGAGGTTTTCATCGTTTTCTTCAAAAGACCTGGCAAACACAGATGATGGAAAAGATGTCACTATTTGTGGTATCATAACAGAAATTCGTACTACCCTTACGAGGAAGGGTGACAAAATGGCATATGTAAGATTAGAAGATATGGAGGGGGGGGTGGAATTAATTATATTTCCGGAACTATTCCGCTCATCATCATCAATGCTTACAGAGGACAGACCGGTGCTGGCAGCCGGTACAGTGAACAAGACAGATTCGGGTGTTAAACTGAAGACGACACGGATATCTGACCTTGAAGATATAGCTGAAAGGGTTACGAGTCAGGTTGATATCAGCCTTCATTCGGTAGGCCTGACTTCTGATGACTTAAAGGGTTTGAAAGAGATTCTTATGTCCCACATTGGACGTTGCCCTGTCTATCTTCACCTGATATCGAATCAAAAGGAATATGTAGTTGCTGTTGATGAGGGTTTAAGCATTAATCCATCATATGATTTTGTGAAAACGATAGAAAAAAGGTTTGGAAAGGATACAGTCTCCTTCAACTAA
- a CDS encoding acetyl-CoA carboxylase carboxyltransferase subunit alpha — MLRELLEFEKPLVEIEEKIEKLRSYVKGDDPRVHAEIDKLTKRSQSLLERLYANLTPWQKTQVARHPSRPTTSDYINAFISDFIELHGDRRFANDPAIIGGIGNLGQRPVVVIGHQKGTGTRDKIYRNFGMPNPEGYRKALRLMRLAEKFHKPIITFIDTPGAYPGIGAEERGQAEAIARNLFEMCRLKVPIIVSVIGEGGSGGALAIGVGDRIMMLEHAIYSVISPEGCAAILWGDGTRAMEAAETLKLTAQNLKKLGVIDIIVKEPLGGAHRDAFIAAENLKESMLKALKEIETIPGDKLAAMRYEKFKKMGTYKEE; from the coding sequence ATGCTCAGAGAACTGCTTGAATTTGAAAAACCTTTAGTTGAGATAGAAGAGAAGATTGAAAAACTTCGAAGCTATGTCAAGGGGGATGATCCTCGCGTGCATGCAGAGATTGACAAGCTTACAAAACGATCGCAATCTCTGCTGGAGAGATTATATGCAAACCTTACCCCATGGCAGAAGACTCAGGTAGCAAGACACCCGTCCCGCCCCACTACTTCAGATTATATCAATGCATTTATCAGTGATTTTATTGAACTTCATGGAGACCGACGTTTCGCAAATGACCCTGCAATAATCGGCGGAATTGGTAACCTTGGGCAAAGGCCAGTAGTTGTAATTGGACATCAGAAAGGAACAGGGACGCGGGACAAGATCTACAGGAATTTCGGCATGCCTAACCCTGAAGGTTACAGAAAGGCGCTTCGGCTGATGCGCCTCGCTGAGAAGTTCCATAAACCTATTATTACATTTATTGATACACCTGGGGCCTATCCTGGTATAGGGGCTGAGGAACGTGGGCAGGCAGAGGCTATTGCAAGAAATCTGTTTGAAATGTGCCGTCTGAAGGTGCCTATTATTGTATCTGTAATTGGAGAAGGAGGCAGTGGAGGCGCACTCGCGATCGGTGTAGGAGACCGAATTATGATGCTCGAACATGCAATTTACTCTGTCATATCACCGGAAGGTTGTGCAGCAATCCTGTGGGGTGACGGAACTCGTGCAATGGAAGCAGCGGAGACACTTAAATTGACGGCACAGAACCTAAAAAAACTCGGGGTCATAGATATTATCGTAAAAGAGCCGCTTGGCGGCGCGCACAGGGATGCATTTATTGCAGCTGAAAATTTGAAAGAGTCAATGTTAAAGGCCCTGAAGGAGATCGAGACCATTCCAGGAGATAAACTCGCTGCTATGCGATATGAGAAATTCAAAAAGATGGGGACGTATAAAGAAGAGTGA
- a CDS encoding zinc ribbon domain-containing protein, with translation MPKTVGPICQSCGMSIQDPKDFGTTESGAKNLSYCRFCFRNGAFTEPDLTLEQMIEKCTGIAATKRNMSEDKAREIVNDYMPKLKRWFKK, from the coding sequence ATGCCGAAGACAGTAGGACCTATTTGCCAGAGCTGTGGTATGTCAATTCAGGATCCAAAAGATTTCGGGACAACAGAATCCGGCGCCAAGAATCTTAGTTACTGCCGATTCTGCTTCCGGAATGGCGCCTTTACAGAACCTGATCTGACACTGGAACAGATGATTGAGAAGTGTACTGGTATAGCCGCTACAAAGAGGAATATGTCAGAAGATAAAGCCAGAGAGATTGTCAATGATTACATGCCAAAGCTCAAGAGATGGTTTAAGAAATAA
- a CDS encoding endonuclease III, with amino-acid sequence MTGDNINNIISILKKEVKKWKAPAVTKVAEKTKDPFKILISCILSLRTKDVTTEAASLRLFSLASTPDDMLIIPPGKIEQAIYPVGFYRTKARSIIEICRTLKDDYNSIVPDSIDELMKLKGVGRKTANLVVTTGYDKDGICVDTHVHRISNRWGYINTKTPEQSEAALRGKLPRKYWKIYNDLLVTFGQNLCKPISPLCSRCKIAVYCKKIGVKFSR; translated from the coding sequence ATGACCGGCGACAATATCAACAACATTATCAGCATACTGAAAAAAGAAGTAAAAAAATGGAAAGCACCTGCAGTAACAAAGGTTGCAGAAAAGACTAAAGATCCCTTTAAGATACTAATATCCTGCATCCTCAGCCTCCGGACTAAAGACGTCACTACAGAAGCGGCAAGTCTCAGGCTTTTCTCTCTTGCCAGTACCCCGGATGATATGCTTATAATCCCACCCGGAAAGATCGAGCAGGCCATCTACCCGGTAGGCTTTTACAGGACTAAAGCCAGGAGCATAATAGAGATCTGCAGGACTCTCAAAGATGATTACAACTCCATAGTACCTGACTCTATAGATGAACTGATGAAACTGAAGGGTGTGGGCAGAAAGACTGCAAATCTTGTGGTAACTACAGGGTATGATAAGGATGGCATATGTGTTGATACCCATGTCCACAGGATATCAAACCGCTGGGGTTACATAAATACAAAGACACCTGAACAGTCCGAAGCCGCACTCCGCGGCAAGTTACCCCGAAAATACTGGAAGATCTACAATGACCTGCTGGTCACCTTCGGACAAAACCTGTGTAAACCAATATCCCCTTTATGCAGTCGTTGTAAGATTGCCGTTTATTGTAAAAAAATTGGGGTCAAATTTAGCCGATGA
- a CDS encoding DUF420 domain-containing protein — MNLYTTLLYSSLLTIGISGLCVVSGLFLIKLNLREKHKWAMLSASFFAIIFVGLYMIRTTIFPHTKYEGSLRGLYLTTLWSHTFLSVVNLPLAVMTLYSGFRGRFDRHKKTAPYTAAVWLYVAATGWLIYFFQL; from the coding sequence TTGAATCTATACACGACATTACTATATAGCAGTCTTTTAACAATCGGTATAAGCGGGCTCTGTGTCGTATCAGGATTATTTCTTATAAAGCTGAACCTGAGAGAAAAACATAAATGGGCAATGCTTTCTGCATCTTTTTTTGCAATTATCTTTGTTGGATTATATATGATAAGGACCACAATCTTTCCTCATACAAAATATGAGGGAAGTTTAAGGGGTCTTTATCTGACTACCCTGTGGTCTCACACATTTCTGTCAGTTGTTAATCTTCCGTTGGCCGTCATGACATTGTATTCGGGGTTCAGGGGACGATTTGACAGACACAAAAAGACTGCTCCTTATACGGCAGCTGTATGGTTATATGTTGCAGCAACAGGCTGGCTCATTTACTTCTTTCAACTTTGA
- a CDS encoding cbb3-type cytochrome c oxidase subunit I: MNKSAYGWFYLAILSLGIGGGFAFLVAMSRTPFGYKYFPPYYMYHALAGHVVLAILLWLLSFTVVLWDIYLGNGDNIRFRGLSHKIALMGPLLVTISVVTGNGKVVTNNYVPTIIDPLFFIGLALFITGFSINAIGYLKKSIRYLFSKDILMNTVVMSLLISLLMILSMVCSILLNRGPAEPLVFFERLFWTTGHIQQILNGSMLIIAWYSLLRKHNGEFSTWRLLRYANVLLLLSALFIFGLQFIYDPLNKASKVAAEITYAVGLGIPVFLHIANIIRNLKRSEFGVAYVALLLSMIIYTFGIAIAYGGFANDLRVPAHYHGAVTSLTLALMGLSYYIIRDMRQRVYGEHLARYQPAIYGGGMFLFILGLFISGAFGAPRKTYGIAFTSDPVVLASLTIMGVGTILAVIGGIIFVSYISVTIVKGGRKYGLSE; encoded by the coding sequence ATGAATAAGTCTGCATACGGTTGGTTCTATCTTGCAATATTATCTTTAGGCATAGGCGGGGGATTTGCCTTTCTGGTCGCTATGAGCAGGACTCCGTTTGGATACAAGTACTTTCCGCCTTATTATATGTATCACGCACTGGCAGGACATGTTGTGCTGGCCATACTACTCTGGCTTCTGTCATTTACAGTTGTGTTGTGGGATATTTACCTGGGTAATGGCGATAATATCCGCTTTAGAGGTTTATCACATAAAATCGCACTCATGGGACCATTGCTTGTGACAATTTCTGTTGTGACAGGTAATGGAAAGGTAGTCACAAACAACTACGTGCCTACCATAATTGATCCTCTATTTTTCATTGGTCTGGCCTTGTTTATTACAGGGTTCTCAATAAATGCGATAGGGTACTTAAAGAAAAGCATTAGGTATTTATTCTCAAAGGACATCCTTATGAATACAGTAGTGATGTCTTTGTTAATCAGTCTCTTGATGATATTATCCATGGTCTGCTCAATACTGCTTAACAGGGGACCTGCAGAGCCGCTTGTCTTTTTTGAGAGACTTTTCTGGACCACGGGTCACATTCAGCAGATATTAAACGGCTCTATGCTAATTATAGCCTGGTATAGCTTATTGCGAAAACATAATGGAGAATTCAGTACATGGCGGTTGCTCAGGTATGCAAATGTATTGCTTTTATTATCGGCGCTCTTTATCTTTGGTCTTCAATTTATCTATGATCCGTTAAATAAAGCATCTAAAGTGGCAGCAGAGATTACTTATGCAGTGGGATTAGGTATTCCGGTCTTTCTGCACATTGCAAATATCATAAGAAATCTTAAGAGGAGTGAATTCGGCGTGGCCTATGTTGCCTTATTGCTTTCCATGATAATTTATACCTTTGGTATTGCAATCGCATATGGTGGTTTTGCCAATGACCTCCGGGTTCCTGCCCACTATCATGGAGCGGTGACAAGTCTGACATTGGCCCTTATGGGACTTTCGTATTATATTATAAGAGACATGAGGCAAAGGGTTTATGGAGAGCATCTTGCCAGGTATCAGCCTGCTATTTATGGGGGAGGGATGTTTCTGTTTATCCTTGGGCTCTTTATCTCGGGTGCTTTTGGCGCACCTCGAAAGACCTATGGCATTGCCTTTACATCTGACCCGGTTGTTCTTGCGTCACTAACTATTATGGGTGTGGGAACAATACTGGCGGTAATAGGAGGGATTATTTTCGTGTCTTATATATCTGTTACGATAGTCAAGGGAGGGAGAAAATATGGATTATCAGAATGA
- the cyoE gene encoding protoheme IX farnesyltransferase yields MKEYVIESAIPASHAIGDYLVLAKPGIVSLVMMSTLTGLCIASRGLPDIWITISVMTGIALATAGSAILNNYVDRDIDAIMERTRSRALAVEAFSPGKTVITGILLVVFSVLFLSANVNLMTATLTGAAVFGYVVLYTIILKRRSSYANQIGGIAGALPPVIGYVAVTQRIDLTAVILFAISAIWQHPHALSIALKYRDQYESARIPVIPVAKGVRSTKIRIFIYTALLLVVSITPYISGMTGWIYLIIAIVAGIYYLGIAVKFMMSKRDCDMFLFFFSILYILVIFTAMILDMA; encoded by the coding sequence ATGAAAGAATATGTGATAGAAAGTGCAATTCCAGCAAGCCATGCAATAGGAGACTACTTAGTCCTTGCCAAACCAGGCATCGTATCCCTCGTCATGATGTCTACACTGACGGGTCTGTGTATTGCCAGCAGGGGACTGCCGGATATATGGATTACCATTTCTGTCATGACAGGTATTGCTTTGGCAACAGCAGGGTCAGCAATTCTGAATAATTATGTTGACAGGGACATTGATGCCATCATGGAGAGGACCCGGAGCAGGGCATTGGCAGTTGAGGCATTTTCACCAGGGAAGACAGTAATTACAGGAATTCTGTTGGTGGTCTTCTCTGTACTGTTTTTATCAGCAAATGTTAACTTGATGACTGCGACACTGACCGGAGCTGCTGTATTTGGTTATGTTGTCCTTTATACGATAATCCTGAAACGACGCTCATCCTATGCAAACCAGATTGGAGGAATCGCAGGTGCACTCCCGCCAGTCATAGGTTATGTAGCGGTGACACAAAGGATTGATCTGACTGCTGTCATATTGTTTGCCATCTCAGCGATTTGGCAGCATCCTCATGCCTTGAGTATAGCGCTCAAGTACAGGGACCAGTATGAGTCTGCCCGCATACCTGTAATTCCAGTTGCCAAGGGAGTCCGGTCAACAAAAATACGGATTTTCATATACACTGCACTGCTTCTGGTTGTGAGTATTACTCCATATATCTCAGGCATGACAGGTTGGATCTATCTTATAATTGCAATAGTTGCAGGGATCTACTATCTTGGAATTGCCGTTAAATTTATGATGTCTAAACGTGATTGTGACATGTTTCTTTTTTTCTTTTCTATTCTATACATATTGGTTATTTTTACTGCAATGATCCTGGATATGGCATGA
- a CDS encoding heme A synthase — protein sequence MKKIIEAINPTYPIGITILFLYLLMIMGAFVTSTGSGLACPDWPLCYGSVRPPFRMHIWFEWGHRLLGALTGSLLIMSTAYVWIRYKGAARILTALILGLLFLGVLIGGVTVLTEAPYLDNIFRVALVSSHLIIATMVLTSLIFTLRKISGNNNVAEKGYAFFLFCLVYLQVILGILVRYSKASLACPDFPLCQGQIIPFLGNGAVALHFIHRVTAGAVLLFTIFMLYKAIKMGSGIRVAAITMSLVIMQVVLGISLILTGLFLPVIILHGATGFLLLGWLAYQSAPFLFSKRDILWNMQVAGSR from the coding sequence ATGAAAAAGATTATAGAAGCAATAAATCCAACGTATCCAATAGGGATAACTATTTTGTTTCTCTATCTTCTTATGATAATGGGTGCATTCGTGACCTCGACAGGCTCGGGCCTTGCCTGTCCTGACTGGCCGCTTTGCTATGGCAGTGTCAGGCCGCCGTTCAGGATGCACATATGGTTTGAGTGGGGGCACAGGCTTCTCGGTGCTTTAACAGGGTCGCTGCTGATCATGTCTACAGCGTATGTCTGGATAAGGTATAAGGGGGCAGCCCGCATCCTTACTGCATTAATCCTGGGGCTTTTGTTTCTCGGTGTTCTGATTGGCGGCGTAACTGTGCTGACAGAGGCGCCTTATCTTGATAATATCTTCAGGGTTGCTCTCGTATCATCACATCTTATTATTGCAACGATGGTGTTGACATCTCTGATCTTTACACTGAGAAAAATAAGCGGCAACAATAATGTCGCAGAAAAGGGCTATGCCTTTTTCCTCTTCTGCCTTGTATATCTTCAGGTAATTCTGGGTATATTAGTCCGTTATTCCAAGGCCTCACTGGCCTGCCCGGATTTTCCCCTGTGTCAGGGACAGATAATACCATTCCTTGGTAACGGTGCTGTAGCCCTGCACTTTATACACAGGGTTACGGCGGGTGCTGTACTGTTGTTTACTATATTTATGTTGTATAAGGCAATTAAGATGGGCAGTGGGATCAGGGTTGCAGCAATAACAATGAGTCTGGTTATCATGCAGGTTGTCCTGGGTATATCATTAATCTTAACAGGTTTGTTTCTGCCTGTTATCATTTTGCATGGCGCCACAGGATTCCTGTTGCTTGGCTGGCTGGCGTATCAGTCGGCGCCATTTTTGTTTTCAAAGAGAGACATCCTGTGGAATATGCAGGTTGCCGGCAGCAGGTAG
- a CDS encoding cbb3-type cytochrome c oxidase subunit I, with translation MAHKVGYGQTLKEWIFTIDHKRIGILYLIGSLAAFAVAGLMAILIRIELGSIGPTITNPQTYNTWLYFHGAAMILAFQIPALTGFLANYLIPLMIGAKDMAFPRLNALSLWLFWAGIVVALLTFVIPDSPDIMWTGYPPYSLRSGGNTAFYVFTVHLMGFSSIVGGINLITTVIYMRAPGLTWGKLNIFVWSTLGAFILQLIFIPVLAAAVTMLLFDKYIGTHFFDPSAGGDVLLYQNLFWFYSHPAVYVILLPTMGIIYEIVATFSKNRVFNYKMVVYGGIGGVVLLSGEVWIHHLFTSGMPDWIRLGMMVSTLMISIPVGLLMIGLIGTLYKAAIQYTTPMLYAVGFIFLFLIGGLTGIPNAMTAIDLAIHDTHFIVGHFHYVMAVSTTFAIFGSIYYLFPKMTGKMYNETLGKSGFIISFIGVNVTFFTMMIVGIKGMPRRYFDYQQFPQLEGLHFIVTIGAFIIGLGALINLIAWIHGLAAGKKADDNPWSSRSIEWMTTTPPPPGNFHPIPELSEDWHPYGYGNS, from the coding sequence ATGGCACACAAGGTTGGTTACGGACAGACACTTAAAGAATGGATTTTTACAATAGACCACAAGAGGATTGGTATCCTCTATTTAATCGGTTCGCTGGCAGCATTTGCTGTTGCCGGTCTAATGGCAATACTTATCAGGATAGAACTGGGATCTATAGGTCCGACGATTACAAACCCACAGACATATAATACCTGGTTATATTTTCATGGTGCAGCCATGATACTTGCATTTCAGATACCGGCGCTCACAGGGTTTCTTGCGAACTATCTTATTCCACTTATGATAGGGGCAAAGGATATGGCCTTTCCGAGGCTCAATGCCCTGAGTCTCTGGTTATTCTGGGCAGGCATCGTTGTTGCGCTTCTAACCTTTGTAATTCCTGACTCACCGGATATTATGTGGACCGGATACCCTCCGTATTCTCTCAGAAGCGGAGGCAACACGGCCTTCTACGTATTTACCGTACACCTCATGGGTTTTTCATCCATTGTAGGAGGAATAAACCTGATTACCACGGTCATCTATATGCGTGCCCCAGGCTTGACATGGGGTAAGTTGAATATTTTTGTCTGGAGCACACTCGGCGCATTTATATTACAGTTGATTTTCATACCTGTTTTAGCCGCAGCAGTTACGATGCTCCTTTTTGACAAATATATAGGGACACATTTCTTTGATCCATCCGCAGGGGGCGACGTACTCTTATATCAAAACCTGTTCTGGTTCTACTCGCATCCGGCAGTGTATGTAATCCTGTTGCCTACCATGGGGATAATCTATGAAATAGTCGCTACTTTTTCAAAGAATCGTGTCTTTAACTACAAGATGGTGGTTTATGGCGGTATTGGGGGTGTCGTCCTTCTTAGCGGCGAGGTTTGGATACATCACCTTTTTACTTCCGGTATGCCCGACTGGATCAGGCTTGGGATGATGGTAAGTACACTGATGATCAGCATTCCTGTAGGTCTCTTAATGATTGGTCTTATAGGTACGCTTTATAAGGCCGCTATCCAATATACTACGCCGATGCTATATGCAGTCGGATTCATATTTCTGTTCCTTATTGGAGGATTGACCGGTATCCCGAATGCAATGACAGCTATAGACCTTGCCATTCATGATACGCATTTTATTGTAGGGCACTTTCATTATGTAATGGCGGTATCAACTACCTTTGCTATATTTGGAAGCATATATTACCTCTTTCCAAAGATGACCGGAAAGATGTACAACGAGACCCTTGGGAAATCAGGGTTTATTATTTCCTTCATTGGGGTGAACGTTACCTTCTTTACCATGATGATAGTCGGAATTAAGGGCATGCCGAGGAGATACTTTGATTATCAGCAGTTCCCCCAGCTTGAGGGACTTCACTTTATAGTTACCATAGGAGCATTCATTATTGGTCTGGGCGCTCTGATTAATCTCATAGCATGGATTCATGGACTTGCTGCAGGGAAAAAGGCGGATGATAATCCATGGTCGTCGAGGTCAATTGAGTGGATGACTACGACTCCTCCGCCGCCGGGAAATTTCCACCCAATTCCGGAATTGTCTGAAGACTGGCATCCGTATGGATATGGAAATTCATGA